A part of Arachis hypogaea cultivar Tifrunner chromosome 12, arahy.Tifrunner.gnm2.J5K5, whole genome shotgun sequence genomic DNA contains:
- the LOC112730102 gene encoding uncharacterized protein codes for MRVTPNVKLFAWRLVHEGISVKAKLNEKLPHVSSLCPRCQSAPETPMHAIVFFPEVLQIWNSSPVASTISRDPNLKAWDWWSQFMEAEKSKPNFRIKSAQVAYLLWQIWLVRNTLVFEDQRQEPGEILSQAILLEEEYWRYHFLRPPSL; via the coding sequence ATGAGAGTAACACCAAATGTCAAATTATTTGCTTGGAGATTAGTCCATGAAGGCATTTCAGTTAAAGCAAAATTGAATGAGAAATTACCACATGTTAGCAGCCTTTGTCCTCGCTGTCAATCGGCGCCGGAGACACCGATGCATGCCATTGTCTTCTTCCCAGAAGTTCTTCAAATTTGGAACAGCTCCCCAGTAGCTAGCACTATTTCTCGCGACCCTAACCTAAAAGCTTGGGATTGGTGGAGTCAATTCATGGAAGCTGAGAAATCCAAACCCAATTTCAGAATCAAAAGTGCTCAGGTGGCTTACCTTCTATGGCAGATTTGGTTGGTGCGGAACACTTTAGTCTTCGAGGACCAACGCCAGGAACCTGGAGAAATTCTGTCTCAGGCGATATTGTTGGAGGAGGAATACTGGCGATATCATTTTCTCAGACCACCTTCTCTATGA
- the LOC112727485 gene encoding uncharacterized protein isoform X1: protein MSCWAVYFIFWCVLYANNCFLFRKENQADLRLTEAHYVSSETISAVNLGSDDPSSQGRTKQSSVNQPSQSMLSLSDSNMMVVREQTPSEALAIVPIQVFAPASQTTTETNFEPTPMLQIEGTTEITPETAKQLQETTPTIPPAPTKIYPAAEDAAALLMMARTATYIPKTDPGVPSFSLRLTDSSQEGASTQETERAKSPEAANLLEQLDDLVQKIASSAAKGKNKSPQIQRETGGESSANFETPGAINQITDDMKQKCYIWGTRLKEDADGNTNEYEEMCTLIAQHEYILMRMHLASLQAKSDIESQIVSAICLILNQKNEKRFQEQIYCLPPNIVSMALSDHPEGEFISPKTNKEFRVEDYPSFIPFIDRKKLTSHPYIFAPVCHSGHWWLWLINTTKRKCHILDPLHKKAPTEERKQINKFTRYVFSRLRAYAGGEPLQKDEKEKEIKASYVKISGQKTSYDYAIYVMKWLELIEPENIKKGKYNWDNWKQEEVDHYRVEYASRILFSEMNKQRDRTIRESSAIRLSKPSSVLLSPFCQINSADIETA, encoded by the exons atgtcttgctgggctgtctatttcatattttggtgtgttttgtatgctaataattgtttcttatTTCGCAAGGAGAACCAAGCTGACCTGCGATTGACAGAAGCTCACTATGTgtcctctgaaac AATAtcggctgtgaacttgggaagtgatgatccttcctctcaaggacgcacaaaacagagtagtgtaaaccagccgtcacagagcat gttgagtctgtctgattcgaatatgatggttgtgagggaacagacaccgtcggaagcgcttgcaat agtcccgattCAGGTTTTTGCGCCGgcatcccaaacaaccactgagacaaattttgaaccaacccctatgctacagattgaagggactacagaaat cactcctgaaaccgctaaacaacttcaagagaccacacccacgattcccccagctccaactaaaat TTATCCAGCcgcagaagacgctgctgccctgttgatgatggcacggacagcaacctatattcctaaaacagatccaggggtgccatcattcagccttagattgactgattcaagccaggagggggcgtcaacgcaggagacagaaagggcAAAATCTCCTGAAGCTGCAAATTTGCTAGAACAATTGGACGATTTGGTCCAAAAAATAGCAAGCAGTGCGGCGAAGGGAAAAAAcaaaagtccacaaattcagagggagactgggggagaaagttctgcgAATTTTGAAACTCCTGGGGCAATAAATCAGATtacggatgatatgaaacaaaagtgctacatctgggggacgagactgaaggaagaCGCAGATGGCAATACTAACGAGTATGAGGAGATGTGCACTCTCATTGCCCAACATgaatacattttgatgagaatgcaccttgcatccctccaggcaaaaagtgatatagaatctcag attgtatctgccatctgcctcatcctcaaccagaaaaatgaaaagaggtttcaagaacaaatatactgtctcccccccaatattgtg AGCATGGCACTTTCGGATCACCCAGAGGGGGAATTCATATCACCGAAAACGAATaaggaattcagggtggaagactacccgagttttattcccttcatagatagaaaaaaattaacttcgcatccatat atttttgcacctgtttgccactcggggcattggtggttatggctgataaATACAACGAAGCGGAAATGTcatatacttgacccgctacacaaaaaagctccaaCCGAAGAGAGAAAGCagattaataaattcact agatatgtattttcaagattgagAGCATATGCCGGCGGGGAACCTCTGCAGAAAgacgagaaggagaaggaaattaaagcatcatatgttaaaatatcaggccaaaaaacaag ctatgactacgctatctacgttatgaagtggcttgagttaattgagccggaaaacattaaaaaggggaagtatAACTGGGATAATTGGAAACAG gaggaggtggaccactatagagtggagtatgcttcccggatactatttagtgagatgaataaacagagagatcggacaattagagagagtagtgctataaggctgtcgaagccatcctctgtattattgagtccgttttgtcagataaattctgctgatatagaaactgcgtaa
- the LOC112727485 gene encoding uncharacterized protein isoform X2, protein MLSLSDSNMMVVREQTPSEALAIVPIQVFAPASQTTTETNFEPTPMLQIEGTTEITPETAKQLQETTPTIPPAPTKIYPAAEDAAALLMMARTATYIPKTDPGVPSFSLRLTDSSQEGASTQETERAKSPEAANLLEQLDDLVQKIASSAAKGKNKSPQIQRETGGESSANFETPGAINQITDDMKQKCYIWGTRLKEDADGNTNEYEEMCTLIAQHEYILMRMHLASLQAKSDIESQIVSAICLILNQKNEKRFQEQIYCLPPNIVSMALSDHPEGEFISPKTNKEFRVEDYPSFIPFIDRKKLTSHPYIFAPVCHSGHWWLWLINTTKRKCHILDPLHKKAPTEERKQINKFTRYVFSRLRAYAGGEPLQKDEKEKEIKASYVKISGQKTSYDYAIYVMKWLELIEPENIKKGKYNWDNWKQEEVDHYRVEYASRILFSEMNKQRDRTIRESSAIRLSKPSSVLLSPFCQINSADIETA, encoded by the exons at gttgagtctgtctgattcgaatatgatggttgtgagggaacagacaccgtcggaagcgcttgcaat agtcccgattCAGGTTTTTGCGCCGgcatcccaaacaaccactgagacaaattttgaaccaacccctatgctacagattgaagggactacagaaat cactcctgaaaccgctaaacaacttcaagagaccacacccacgattcccccagctccaactaaaat TTATCCAGCcgcagaagacgctgctgccctgttgatgatggcacggacagcaacctatattcctaaaacagatccaggggtgccatcattcagccttagattgactgattcaagccaggagggggcgtcaacgcaggagacagaaagggcAAAATCTCCTGAAGCTGCAAATTTGCTAGAACAATTGGACGATTTGGTCCAAAAAATAGCAAGCAGTGCGGCGAAGGGAAAAAAcaaaagtccacaaattcagagggagactgggggagaaagttctgcgAATTTTGAAACTCCTGGGGCAATAAATCAGATtacggatgatatgaaacaaaagtgctacatctgggggacgagactgaaggaagaCGCAGATGGCAATACTAACGAGTATGAGGAGATGTGCACTCTCATTGCCCAACATgaatacattttgatgagaatgcaccttgcatccctccaggcaaaaagtgatatagaatctcag attgtatctgccatctgcctcatcctcaaccagaaaaatgaaaagaggtttcaagaacaaatatactgtctcccccccaatattgtg AGCATGGCACTTTCGGATCACCCAGAGGGGGAATTCATATCACCGAAAACGAATaaggaattcagggtggaagactacccgagttttattcccttcatagatagaaaaaaattaacttcgcatccatat atttttgcacctgtttgccactcggggcattggtggttatggctgataaATACAACGAAGCGGAAATGTcatatacttgacccgctacacaaaaaagctccaaCCGAAGAGAGAAAGCagattaataaattcact agatatgtattttcaagattgagAGCATATGCCGGCGGGGAACCTCTGCAGAAAgacgagaaggagaaggaaattaaagcatcatatgttaaaatatcaggccaaaaaacaag ctatgactacgctatctacgttatgaagtggcttgagttaattgagccggaaaacattaaaaaggggaagtatAACTGGGATAATTGGAAACAG gaggaggtggaccactatagagtggagtatgcttcccggatactatttagtgagatgaataaacagagagatcggacaattagagagagtagtgctataaggctgtcgaagccatcctctgtattattgagtccgttttgtcagataaattctgctgatatagaaactgcgtaa